In Gammaproteobacteria bacterium, the following are encoded in one genomic region:
- a CDS encoding RNA-binding protein, with translation MKLLVRNLSRSTTESEIKTMFEAFGTVQYCNLVMDKETGASKGFAFVEMPSPGEAKAATKNLNGKDVAGSKIRVKRAQ, from the coding sequence ATGAAACTCCTCGTACGCAACCTATCCCGTTCTACCACAGAGTCGGAAATTAAGACGATGTTTGAAGCCTTTGGCACCGTCCAGTACTGCAATCTGGTTATGGACAAAGAAACAGGCGCCTCAAAAGGCTTCGCCTTTGTCGAAATGCCCAGCCCCGGCGAGGCCAAGGCCGCAACTAAGAATTTGAATGGGAAAGATGTGGCGGGTTCAAAAATTCGCGTCAAGCGGGCGCAGTAA